The following are encoded together in the Oncorhynchus clarkii lewisi isolate Uvic-CL-2024 chromosome 25, UVic_Ocla_1.0, whole genome shotgun sequence genome:
- the LOC139383301 gene encoding reticulon-1a isoform X2, producing MQATADGIKKECSWSSWKGQAIDLLYWRNVKQSGAVFGSVLLLLFSLTQFSVVSVGAYLTLAALSASISFRIYKSVLQAVQKTDEGHPFKSYLEVEISLSQDQIGKYADKALLYANTCMKELRRLFLVQDLIDSLKFAVLMWLLTYVGALFNGLTLLILAVVSMFSMPIVYEKNQAQIDQYVGLIRTQVNSVVGKIQAKIPGAKRKEE from the exons ATGCAGGCCACTGCAGACGGTATCAAGAAGGAGTGCTCCTGGAGTAGCTGGAAAGGCCAGG cCATTGACCTGCTCTACTGGAGGAACGTGAAGCAGTCTGGAGCTGTGTTTGGCAGTGTGCTCCTGCTGCTCTTCTCTCTGACTCAGTTCAGTGTGGTCAGTGTGGGAGCCTACTTAACCCTGGCCGCCCTCTCTGCCAGCATCAGCTTCAGGATCTACAAGTCTGTGCTTCAGGCCGTGCAGAAGACCGATGAAGGGCACCCATTCAA ATCTTATCTGGAGGTGGAgatctctctgtcccaggatCAGATCGGTAAATATGCTGACAAGGCTCTGCTCTACGCCAACACCTGTATGAAGGAGCTCCGTAGGCTGTTCCTGGTCCAGGACCTCATCGACTCACTGAAG TTTGCTGTCCTAATGTGGCTGCTGACCTATGTGGGCGCTCTCTTCAATGGCCTGACTCTGCTTATTCTGG CCGTGGTGTCCATGTTCAGCATGCCCATTGTCTATGAGAAAAACCAG GCACAGATTGACCAATATGTGGGACTAATACGGACCCAAGTGAACTCTGTGGTGGGGAA GATCCAGGCGAAGATCCCCGGGGCCAAGCGAAAGGAAGAGTAG
- the LOC139383301 gene encoding reticulon-1a isoform X3 → MGAAAIDLLYWRNVKQSGAVFGSVLLLLFSLTQFSVVSVGAYLTLAALSASISFRIYKSVLQAVQKTDEGHPFKSYLEVEISLSQDQIGKYADKALLYANTCMKELRRLFLVQDLIDSLKFAVLMWLLTYVGALFNGLTLLILAVVSMFSMPIVYEKNQAQIDQYVGLIRTQVNSVVGKIQAKIPGAKRKEE, encoded by the exons ATGGGAGCCGCAG cCATTGACCTGCTCTACTGGAGGAACGTGAAGCAGTCTGGAGCTGTGTTTGGCAGTGTGCTCCTGCTGCTCTTCTCTCTGACTCAGTTCAGTGTGGTCAGTGTGGGAGCCTACTTAACCCTGGCCGCCCTCTCTGCCAGCATCAGCTTCAGGATCTACAAGTCTGTGCTTCAGGCCGTGCAGAAGACCGATGAAGGGCACCCATTCAA ATCTTATCTGGAGGTGGAgatctctctgtcccaggatCAGATCGGTAAATATGCTGACAAGGCTCTGCTCTACGCCAACACCTGTATGAAGGAGCTCCGTAGGCTGTTCCTGGTCCAGGACCTCATCGACTCACTGAAG TTTGCTGTCCTAATGTGGCTGCTGACCTATGTGGGCGCTCTCTTCAATGGCCTGACTCTGCTTATTCTGG CCGTGGTGTCCATGTTCAGCATGCCCATTGTCTATGAGAAAAACCAG GCACAGATTGACCAATATGTGGGACTAATACGGACCCAAGTGAACTCTGTGGTGGGGAA GATCCAGGCGAAGATCCCCGGGGCCAAGCGAAAGGAAGAGTAG